From Acinonyx jubatus isolate Ajub_Pintada_27869175 chromosome E2, VMU_Ajub_asm_v1.0, whole genome shotgun sequence:
CCTCCCAGTGATTTTGGGGCACAGTGAGGGGTGGGGTTATGGAAAATGCTCAGCACGTATCACTATTCGCACCTCACCCAGCGTGCTAGTCAACTTTACTTCCCTGTTATCTAAGTAAGTAAGAGTCTGAGGCAAGGGCCTCGGGTTAGCTGCATGGAGAGGGCGGGCCACTCAATCGTGGGGCGTGGCCCGCGGATACATCtaagggggaggggcggggcctggatTTGGGGGCTGCGGCGAGGCTGGAACAAAGGCAGGCACAGAGACAAAGCCCCGCGGTCCCCCAACCCCCCCGGGAACAAAGGGTACACCCCTCCCGGTAGGGCCAGACTTGCCTGTACCGCCACCACGCGTAGGCGCCCGGTTCAGCCCGCAGCTTTTGCATTTGAACTCGGTGACGCCTAGTAGGCTCTTAGGGCCGGACTCACGGCCATCCGGCATGCTCTCTCCATCTTCTCAAAAGCtgaaccccgccccccccccccccccccctttagcCTCGTCCTGAAACTAGAGATCTCAGCACCAAGGAGCCCTGCAAAAGGGGTCAAGGGCCACCCCAAGGACCATCTCGGAGGTATCCATCCCTCGAGTTTTCTTCGTGCGTAATGTCCTCAGACAGGATCCCCTCCCAGACTATGCTCCCACCTCAAACTGGATCAAACTGGAGCTCTCTGCCTCCGCCATAGGCCCAGCTTGGACAGGACTTCTTTCTCCCCAGGAGACCCTGCCTAGCTCCAGGATTCTCCACAGAATTTGCTTCCTCCTCAGGCTCCACAGAAAGGCCGTGTTTCTCTCCAACAGGattccgcccccccacccccgcccccaggccttGTTCTCTCCATCTGATAGAATTCCCCCCAGACATTGTTTCCTCTCTCAGACAGGactcctccacccctccacccccacccccgcacagATCCTGCTCCCAACTGAGGCAGGATTCCTTCCCCGATGAATCTTGTTTCCTCCCTTAGGTGGGATTCTCCCTAAACagactctgttttcttctcagacAGGATTCACCGTCCCCCCGCCCCGACCGTGCTTCCGTCCTTAGAATTCTCCCACTATTGAGGTTCATTCAGTTCTCCCACCTGGAAAAGCATCCAAGTCAGCGCAGCGGCTGGCTAAAAGATGCGAAGGGGACGCTTGGGGGGTCAGGCGGGATTTCACAAGACTCGTTGCTCTGTAGCCCCTTGGAATCTATTTGCTTTAGGCAGGTTTCAGTGTTTGTCACGTTAAACAATAAAACAGTTAAAACGCAAAAGTCAGCCACTTGGCTCAGAAGGGGACTTCCTCCTGGCATGGGACCCACCGCCCCGCTCCCTGGACCCAATGTCTCCCTTCGCTTTTGGCCCCGCCTCTTTCCCCAACGCTTGTGGACGCAACGACTGGAGACTTCTCCGGCCTGGCCTAAGGGGCGGGGATTGAGGTGGTGGCCTGGACTGCCAAATCTCCTGCGCAGTTTCGCGGCCAGGGGATAGAGCTAGAGGGGGAGCACCATCTAGTTAAAGGTGCGCGCGCCCCGCCCGCGTACTCTGTTGCGGCGGTGATGTCAatcgccccgcccccgccgcgcaGGCGGCGCCGGGATAGTGTAGGCGGAGGTAGGAAGACCCGGCTCAGGCGCGTGCGTACTCGCGGCCTCGCCTCAGGCGGCCgacccgggccccgcccccgggcgCAAGGCACCCAGCGCGCTTGCGCGACGGCGTCGGCGCCAGTTATTTCTGTCCCGCCCCCCGGCCGCGGCTCTTTCTGCGAGCGGGCGCGCGGGCGAGCGGTTGTTCGCGTGGCGTGTGGCTCGGTTTCGGGGCGGCCTGTGAAGAGGAAGCGCGGTCTTCGTCGGCGGAAGGCTAGCGGGCGGCGGCCGGTCGGGCTTCGGCAGCGCCCCGCGCGCAGCGGGCAGTAGCCCAGGCGGCGCGTGGCGGCGCTCGGcctcgcggcggcggcggcccagCCGTTGGTGGCGAGCGCGTTTGCGCCTGCGCGGCGGGCCCcgcgcccctcctccccactgggCGCCCCCGGCGGCGTGTGAATGGCGGCCTCGGCGGCGGCGGCctcggccgcggcggcggcggcggcctcgGCCAGCCCGGGTCCGGGCGAGGGTTCGGCGGGCGGCGAAAAGCGCGCCGCCGCCTCCTCGACCGCGGCTGCGGCCTCGGCCTCGGCGTCGTCGCCCGCGGGGGGCGGTGGCGAGGCGCTGGAGCTCCTGGAGCATTGCGGTGTGTGCCGGGAGCGCCTGCGCCCCGAGAGGGAGCCGCGCCTGCTGCCCTGCCTGCACTCGGCCTGCAGTGCCTGCCTCGGGCCTCCGGCGCCCGCCGCCGCCAACAGCTCGGGGGATGGCGGTGCGGCGGGCGACGGCGCCGGTGAGTACGGTCCGACCGAAgtagcccatcccccaccgcATTCCCGACTCGGTGTGGGGATTGGGTTCTCAGCGTGGTGATGGCGGGGGATCATTTGGGTGAGAGGATAGGAACCTGGATAGTGCGTGTCGGAATTGGGTATGGGCATTGGAGTCTGGGCTTGGCGCTCACATGGGGTGTCTGCTTCAAGTTCGATGAAGGAAGGGTTTGGCCTCCTTCCTGAGGAGAGGATCCGGCCCTCCTTGGGATGGAGGTTGAGGCACAGTGGGACCATGGGGTTATAGCTTGGAGGTGAATTTGCAACAGTctcaaaaaggaattttttttccccccagtggtTGACTGTCCTGTGTGCAAGCAGCAATGCTTCTCCAAAGACATTGTGGAGAATTATTTTATGCGTGACAGTGGCAGCAAGGCTGCCACAGACTCCCAGGATGCAAATCAGGTATGTCCTGCTCCAGCAAACCCTAGGAGGCCTGGGGACATGGTACTAGTTccagactttatttttctcatactgCAAGGCTCTAGGCAGACTGCATAGGCTAGGTAAAGACACGATTTCAGGTTGTATTACCTGGGGTGTATGTAAGGACCTATCTGGTGGTTCTGTCTCTGCTTACTTTGCCTTTGCCCAGCAGTGCTGCACTAGCTGTGAGGATAACGCCCCTGCCACCAGCTACTGTGTGGAGTGCTCTGAGCCGCTGTGTGAGACGTGTGTGGAGGCACACCAGCGGGTGAAGTACACCAAGGACCACACTGTGCGCTCCACTGGTATGCAAGGCAGAGGGGAAAAGCCTTGGTTACCTTACATCTGTTCTCAGCTGTTTGTGGTGCTGGTTACAGATGGCGGATGGGTCCCAaggagctttttgtttttttcttctcttttctttcttttttttttttagggggtaCGACCTGAAGGGTTTTAGGGCACCAGTCAGAAATGGGGAGGCTGGGGCTCAGGTGTGCCAGTCTCTGCCTGCTGGTCCAGGTGGGAGGGAAAAGGCCACAGGCAGGGAGTGGGCAGAGGCCCGGACAGCGGGGGGTTTGGAGGGGGGTGCTCTGTATGCCAGGGGCCTTTTGCACTGAGGGTTCAAGGAAGCTCATCAgggacccacccccaccccctcctcaggGGAAAAGCTCCAGTGGGAGGGGCCAGCTTATTCCAACAGGGAAGCCCAGGGAGTTTGGAGAAAGGATATGAGGCCTTTTGAAGAATTCACTGGCAACATGGTTAAGTCTCTGTATGGGAAAGTGAGGCCTCTGAGCCACAGTGTGTTGATAAACTGCAAGAACCTTCAAGGCCATTATGGATGGAGAGTGAGTTTTAGAAATCTTTCATCTTTGGATCATACGCATTTTAAAGTTCAGCTAAAGTACTTGTAGGCTTTTCTGTAAATGTTGGTAGTGGCACATAAAAGGACTTTTTGAGTCTAGCCTGGTTTTTGGTTCAGAACTCACTATGTGTGGCCTTCTGGTAGTTACGCTGTGACTTCTCAGTCACAGAGGAATAGCATAGCATTGGCAAGAAGATAAGGATGGAGGTGGTGGCTGTGGGGCATGAGGAATCAGGAGCAAAGGGCTCCTGGGTTTAGTCAGGCAGGGTGCAGGAGGGGGCAATATTGGAGGAACTGTGGTCTGTCTGGTTGACTTGTATCCCAGTGTTGTATGTCTTAGGCTGGAATAGTGTAGCCAAGATGTAATTGAGATTGGGTAGATGGTCTCAAGCAGCTTGCTGGTGGTGACAGGTTGGGAGTGGGGTAGCGGTGTATTGGTCTTTTTGCAGTATTACTTTAATCACCAAGATTCTTCTCAGAGAGAGGAGACTTGATCTCTCAGTGAGGGGTTTGGTCTGACATTTTCACTTTTCTATCCTGACAAGGCTTTGTGAGGCCAGAACCTTCCGTAGGCCTATGGGTTGTAAAAGGTTTGTGGACTTCTTAATTACTGAAGAGAGATCAACCAAGGCATGACTTCTGAGGAAGCTGCACCTGAGCAGTGTCTCTAGTCCCTGATTGGCTTCTGTGTGTGCCAGCAAGCAAACATTCTGTGTGCTTGGATGCCACAGTAGCCATAATCTCTCCTCTGCTGGACAGAACCTGctgtgagagaggagaaatggagCCCAGTGGAGGTTTTCAAGGTGGAGGGGCTCTCCTGAGTGTCTACCCAGGGAAGGTTCTAGTAAAGGGAATAGCAGATGGGAGGTCTCTGTCAAAGTCTTTAGAGTTTGTTGTCAGTGTCAGAAGCTGGAAGGAGCAGGGGTAGTTCTCTGGgtcagggttggggcagagggtTTTGAGAGGAAGGATCTAGGCTTACAggcctttcattttttcctggcCACTGATGCAGGGCCTTTGGGTTTTCCCAGCAGACAGCCTATGGTTGCAGGACAGGCAGGAAGTGAGGCCTTAAGTTCTGTCTACCACTTGAGTTGGAGATAGCTAAAGGATGAGCTTCAGCCTCATGGTTTCTTCTGTTCCCCAGGGCCAGCCAAGTCCAGGGACGGTGAGCGCACAGTGTACTGCAACGTGCACAAGCACGAGCCCCTTGTGCTGTTCTGTGAGAGCTGTGACACCCTCACTTGTAGGGACTGCCAGCTCAACACCCACAAGGACCACCAGTGAGTACTGAAGCAGGATGGCTGGGTGCTGCCCGTTCCCATGTTCAGCACCCAGGCCCACTTCTGTTTGCCCTCAGATATCAGTTTCTGGAGGATGCAGTGAGGAACCAGCGCAAGCTCCTGGCCTCACTGGTAAAACGCCTTGGGGACAAGCATGCGACGCTGCAGAAGAACACCAAGGAGGTTCGCAGCTCGTAAGTGTGGAAGCCAGGGCCATAGTTGGGGGCAGTTCCTGCTGAGCACCTTCCTAACCTGGCTcactctgctgctcccccaggaTCCGCCAAGTGTCTGATGTACAGAAGCGTGTGCAGGTGGATGTTAAGATGGCCATTTTGCAGATCATGAAGGAACTGAACAAGCGGGGCCGTGTGCTGGTCAACGATGCCCAGGTATGCCCCGTTTGAGGGGGGAGGGTTTCTGGGTCCCATCTGCTGGCTGCCAACCCTATCTACAGTGGGAGGGTCTTGGGGACTAGCACTTTGTGCTGGCTGTTGATGCCATCCTTGGTGTTTTCTTTCCTCGGTCTTCTCCTCTACCTGCAGAAGGTGACAGAGGGGCAGCAGGAGCGCCTGGAGCGACAACACTGGACCATGACCAAGATCCAGAAGCACCAGGAACATATCCTGCGCTTTGCCTCATGGGCTTTGGAGAGTGACAACAACACAGCTCTGCTGCTCTCCAAGAAGCTGGTGTGTGCTGGTGGACACTCAGGTGATGGGATCCAGGCAGGTGCCGCTCCGCACCCTGGAGccttgtttattgtctgtatGTTCATGCACTGCCCCTTTTTCAGATCTATTTCCAGCTGCATCGGGCCCTCAAGATGATTGTGGATCCTGTGGAGCCACATGGCGAGATGAAGTTCCAGTGGGACCTCAATGCCTGGACCAAGAGTGCAGAGGCTTTCGGTGTgtccctttcttttctgtgttacATATTGCAATCATTCCAGACATTGTCTTCTTAAtgctaattttttctttatgcagGCAAGATCGTGGCAGAGCGTCCAGGCACCAACTCGACAGGCCCTACGCCCATGGCCCCTCCTCGGGCTCCAGGGCCCTTGAGCAAGCAGGGTTCTGGCAGCAgccaggtgagcaggggaggggggacccTGGCAGCGTAGGGTAGGGGCAACGGTCCTATGGGACACCTGCTCACTGAGGTCCACCTGCTTTGCCCACAGCCCATGGAGGTGCAGGAAGGCTatggctttggctcaggtgagtGCCTTGTAGGTGGGAGAGCTCCAGTGCTTTAGGTCTATCCCCAaccttcttttttctattttctgagcAGATGATCCTTACTcgagtgcagagccccatgtgtcAGGTGTGAAGCGGTGAGTTTGGCTATCCTTTGGTGGAGCCAGATGGGGATAGGGATGGGTGTGCTAACACCAAGCCGCACCCACAGGTCCCGCTCAGGTGAGGGCGAGGTGAGTGGCCTCATGCGCAAGGTGCCACGGGTGAGCCTTGAGCGCCTGGACCTGGATCTCACGGCTGATAGCCAGCCACCAGTTTTCAAAGTCTTCCCAGGCAGCACCACTGAAGATTACAATCTCATTGTTATTGAGCGTggtgctgcagctgctgctgctggacaGCCTGGGACTGCTCCACCTGGGGCTCCTGGTGCCCCTCCACTGCCTGGCATGGCCATCGTCAAGGTGAGTCTGCCCCAAGTGACTGGCTGGGAAATGAACGCCCACATCAGCATCCTGCTGAACACCCCTTATCTCTTtgcaggaggaagagacagaggcgGCCATTGGAGCCCCACCTGCTGCCACTGAAGGCCCTGAGACCAAGCCTGTGCTGATGGCCCTGGCGGAGGGCCCCGGTGCTGAGGGCCCCCGCCTGGCCTCACCCAGTGGCAGCACTAGTTCAGGTCTAGAGGTGGTGGCTCCAGAGGGCACTTCAGCCCCAGCAGGTGGCCCCGGTGCCCTGGATGACAGTGCCACCATCTGCCGCGTCTGCCAGAAGCCAGGCGATCTGGTCATGTGCAACCAGTGCGAGTTCTGCTTCCACCTGGACTGCCACCTGCCTGCCCTGCAGGATGTGCCAGGGTGCGAGGCTTGTGTAGGGTCTGTGCCGGGTGGAGGGCTGGGCTGGCTGGCTTCTGTGCAGCCCCTCATTCTCCTTCCATCCAGGGAGGAGTGGAGttgctctctctgccatgtgCTACCTGATCTGAAAGAGGAAGATGGCAGCCTGAGTCTGGATGGTGGTGATAGCACTGGTGTGGTGGCCAAGCTCTCGCCAGCCAACCAGCAGGTGAGGGTGAGGGCCTGCTCCTTTAAGAGTTGCTCAGCAGCCTTACCCCTCTTTGGCTCTGATGTCACTCGTCCTGTTCATAGAAGTGTGAGCGTGTCCTGCTGGCCCTGTTTTGTCACGAGCCCTGCCGTCCCCTGCACCAGCTGGCTACTGACTCCACTTTCTCCCTGGTGAGTCCTGGGACttcagcgggggaggggggggtggggctgcctGGCCTCACTTTCAGCCTGGCCTCTGTCTACAGGATCAGCCTGGCGGCACCCTGGACTTAACCCTGATCCGCGCCCGTCTCCAGGAGAAGTTGTCACCTCCCTATAGCTCCCCCCAGGAGTTTGCCCAGGATGTGGGCCGCATGTTTAAGCAGTTCAACAAGCTGACAGAGGTGAGCTTGGGGAGAATGGGGCTGGTGGCAGGGGGAGGgtaggtgggaggagggagagctaGGACCCACCTACTGCAATATGCCTGGCTCAGGACAAGGCAGATGTGCAGTCCATCATCGGCCTGCAACGCTTCTTCGAGACTCGCATGAACGAGGCCTTTGGTGACACCAAGTTCTCAGCTGTGCTGGTGGAGCCCCCACCGCTGAGCCTGCCTGGTGCTGGCCTGAGTGCCCAGGAGCTATCCAGTGGTCCTGGTGATGGCCCCTGAGGCTGTGGCCTCTCAGGCCAACCCAACGTGGCTCTGTTCTCTGTCCTGTCAaatcccctctcccccacgccccccTCTGGTGGCCTGGCTCCTACTTCTTGGTGGCCCCATCCCCCAGTCCTTCACAATATGGTTTTTACTTATGTGGATTTAATAAAAACTTCACCAGTTCTTCAGGCCTCTTTTGGTGGGGGCCGTGGTCCTGGGGCCTTGTCTCAATTCCCTCACCATGCCCTGGTGGACAGAGTAGGTGTGGGGGCATTTGCCCTCAGCCACCTTGGTGTCCATGGGATAGGGAAGAGCATCCTTCTTGGGCCCTTCCCAATGGAGAGAGTGTTTCAGATTGGGGGAAGGGTCGCATGGTGAACATGCTGGAGGTTGTTGGGTGCCCTCTAGGTGGGAAGGTCCAGGCTGATGTGTGGGGCAGGCAGGGTGAAGCCCCAGATACATCCTGCATGGTGGCCATTCTTCCTGAGTGCTTCCTAGACTTGGGTATAACTATTTTTCTTAATCAGATGGTACCATACTGAGCTGGGTGTTTGAGGATCCCTGGCAGATGAGCCCAGACTTCCAGGGTATGTGGGAAACCCACTGTCTTCAAGGTGATAGGCACTGGAGACCTTGGGAGGGGTGCTGAAGCAGGGCTCACAGCTGACCGTCCGCTCCCAAACTGAACATCCCCGGACACTTGACCTGTCAACCACTGCCACAAACAGGGAAGCAGTCCAGCCTTCTTTATCTCACACCCCCCCTAATGTGGCACTTGGCCTTCTGCCATGCATGCCAACCACCCCTTTACCAAGCCTGTATGTGACCTCTGTCCCAAGGGACCCCAGCCTGGCCCACATCAGGCCAGTCACACAGGCCTAGGAATTAGTGTCCAATCCTTTATTACAGAAGAAGTACAGTAAAACTGCCGGGCATCTGTTGCCTGCCTCCCACCAGGGTGGTATAGGGTGGTCAGTCCCTCCGCAGATTCTTGAGCCGCTCCTCCAGGTCTGCGTCGGCATCTACTAGGGCTGAGGCTGCAGCTTCTGCTTTCTTCCCACTGGCAGCCACACTGAGTGAGCCTCCGGTAGAGGGGAGGTCTACAGAGTGGGGGGAATAGGACAGCTCCTGTAGAAAGGAATAatgctgggaggggaggggtcggGCTGTGGCTGGACCGTTGGGTGGGACAGGGCCCAAGGTTTGGTGCACTCACTTGACAGCTCATCTGTCAGGCTCAATCCTAGCTCATCCAGGACCTGGGACACAACGGCGTCacttgggaagagagaagaatttTATGAGGGCCAGGCCTGTATGAGGACCACACATCCattcccaccctccccacacctGGTGTCCCCTAACCTCTCCTCTTCATCTTCCTCATCACCCATGGCATCATCAATTGCATCATTCATCATCTCCTCCTTCATGTCCATGATCTCGGCCTGCCGCTCAAATTCCATCATGATCTTCTGGATCTGAGGCAACTTCAGCTGgaagtggggtgtggggagggtgaGTCTGAGTCTGGTCCCTGACATTAGTTGGGGGCGgagggaaggggaatgggagaggCGCACCTGTCTGTTCATGGTGCCCATGGCTTTGGTGACCCCCTTCATAGCTTGTGCCATTGAGTTGTTAGACTTCAGTGTCTGGATCTTCAGGGACACAGCCTGGATGTTGGCCCTCATCAACACAAATTTGCGCACATAACGCCGAGTGCGCACCAAGTCTTTTGCCATGATTCGCACGGCATCCTGAGGGAGTGGACAAAGGTGGCAGGGAGAGTGGGCTGAGGGAAGAGGCTCCAACTGCACCATTCCAATTGATGTTTTCAGCAATTTACATGTGGTTAAACCCAGTGGtcacttccccctccctcctcccaaccTCATTCTCCTGTCTCTTGGGTCACCACTCCATAGGCTCCTTTGTAGCTTACTTCTCTGACCCACAAACGCTGGAAGGAAGGCTGAGCTCACTGTATTCAGTCATCCTTTTCCCTCCATATCTAGAGTCACACTCCCTTGACTCAGGATGTCTATTCTTGGCTGATGAAtttgcctctccctccacctcacaTAGGCTCATACCTCAAGCTCTTTATCCCACATCACATGTAAATCTATCCATAGCTCCTGACTTCCTTAAATCTCTTCCTTGCCTTGCTTATTCTGGGAATTGGCACGTCTTCAACCCAACTGCTCAGGTTCAAGCTCTATCACCTGTCATGGGCTCTGCTCCCTAGTGCTtcaggctattttatttttttaacttagttttgaggggtggggggcagaggatatgaagcaggctctgcactgacagcagtgagccctactcggctagaactcatgaactgtgagatcatgacctgagcctaagctggatgctcaaccaactaagccatccaggtgcccctctgtctcttttaCTGAGCTCCAGGGCACAGTGTATTTCAGGCCACATCTCTTTGCATTAACACCTCTGACTCCACTCCCACTGTGGCCCTTGATTTCAACTGGTCTGGCCTATCCTCTCTCCTGAGCTCACCTATCACTCACTCATGGAACATTTGCTTCATCTGTTTCACACACTGGTTGCTTGGATTTTCACAGGCTCACTATTACTCAAGGTTTGTGGCCCTGATGTCACCTTCTGGGAGGCAGTCTTTCTGGATCCCCAAAATAGGGAAGCCCTGCTTGCCCTTTGTTTCACTCAAAGCACCTATCTATTGGTGTCCTGTCATACATGGTCTGTGGTTAGAGCAATGTCTAACCAAACAGCACCTAATCCTGTGTCCCAGCCTTTGCCCAACTGAGCTCACCATCTGGCCCTGCTTGGCCATCTTCTTGATGTCTGCAATGATTTTCTtctcctgggtctctagcttCTGTCGTTCACGGTCCAACTCTCGCATGGCACGGTTCAGGGCCCGCTGGTTCTGCCTCAGCAGTTCCTCTGGTGTCTTCCGGCGCCCAAACAACAGGTCCATGGTAGCAGGAGCCCACCAGTGGGCCTGTGCCAAGTGTGAAGCCTAGCTGCAAGGTGGTGGGAGGGCCCAGAAAAAGGGCAAGAAGCAGAGCAGGGATCACAATGTGTATGGGGAGGGGTGATAGTTGGTCTTGCAAAAAGGGAAGGGGTGAGTAGGGAGAGGAAGCGATAACAGAAGGCCAAAACGTAGTCTGGAACACCACAGTAGCCCAATGGATACAAGTGGGCCAGCAATATCTGAAAGTCCTCCACGATATACCCACCCCAGCCTTTCATCATAGTGCCCCCAAGGAGGTTCAAGGCTTCAGCCTCTCTCCAGATCATGGTGAGGACCTGGACTGGGACGCTGAGCGCCTAAGACAGGGCAATTGTGGGGAACCGACTGGGGATGGAAGGATAAGTGGAGGGCCTGAGTGCCAATAACAAAGTGGATACAGGGAGTTCTGAAGCTGACAGCGTATGAATGGCATTCGGATTTGGAGGGTC
This genomic window contains:
- the TRIM28 gene encoding transcription intermediary factor 1-beta, with amino-acid sequence MAASAAAASAAAAAAASASPGPGEGSAGGEKRAAASSTAAAASASASSPAGGGGEALELLEHCGVCRERLRPEREPRLLPCLHSACSACLGPPAPAAANSSGDGGAAGDGAVVDCPVCKQQCFSKDIVENYFMRDSGSKAATDSQDANQCCTSCEDNAPATSYCVECSEPLCETCVEAHQRVKYTKDHTVRSTGPAKSRDGERTVYCNVHKHEPLVLFCESCDTLTCRDCQLNTHKDHQYQFLEDAVRNQRKLLASLVKRLGDKHATLQKNTKEVRSSIRQVSDVQKRVQVDVKMAILQIMKELNKRGRVLVNDAQKVTEGQQERLERQHWTMTKIQKHQEHILRFASWALESDNNTALLLSKKLIYFQLHRALKMIVDPVEPHGEMKFQWDLNAWTKSAEAFGKIVAERPGTNSTGPTPMAPPRAPGPLSKQGSGSSQPMEVQEGYGFGSDDPYSSAEPHVSGVKRSRSGEGEVSGLMRKVPRVSLERLDLDLTADSQPPVFKVFPGSTTEDYNLIVIERGAAAAAAGQPGTAPPGAPGAPPLPGMAIVKEEETEAAIGAPPAATEGPETKPVLMALAEGPGAEGPRLASPSGSTSSGLEVVAPEGTSAPAGGPGALDDSATICRVCQKPGDLVMCNQCEFCFHLDCHLPALQDVPGEEWSCSLCHVLPDLKEEDGSLSLDGGDSTGVVAKLSPANQQKCERVLLALFCHEPCRPLHQLATDSTFSLDQPGGTLDLTLIRARLQEKLSPPYSSPQEFAQDVGRMFKQFNKLTEDKADVQSIIGLQRFFETRMNEAFGDTKFSAVLVEPPPLSLPGAGLSAQELSSGPGDGP
- the CHMP2A gene encoding charged multivesicular body protein 2a translates to MDLLFGRRKTPEELLRQNQRALNRAMRELDRERQKLETQEKKIIADIKKMAKQGQMDAVRIMAKDLVRTRRYVRKFVLMRANIQAVSLKIQTLKSNNSMAQAMKGVTKAMGTMNRQLKLPQIQKIMMEFERQAEIMDMKEEMMNDAIDDAMGDEEDEEESDAVVSQVLDELGLSLTDELSNLPSTGGSLSVAASGKKAEAAASALVDADADLEERLKNLRRD